In one window of Deinococcus cellulosilyticus NBRC 106333 = KACC 11606 DNA:
- the scpA gene encoding methylmalonyl-CoA mutase produces the protein MDKLKMQQWQDLARKELRGNDPETLHRDTPEGVKFKPLYTENDLEETRHLGTLPGLPPFTRGVRATMYTHRPWTIRQYAGFSTAEDSNRFYRENLRMGQKGLSVAFDLATHRGYDSDHPRVTGDVGKAGVAIDSVEDMKILFDGIPLDQMSVSMTMNGAVLPVLAAFIVAGEEQGVSQDKLSGTIQNDILKEFMVRNTYIYPPEFSMRIVSDIIEYTANHMPKFNSISISGYHMQEAGANAALELAYTLADGLEYVRAALQKGLDIDAFAPRLSFFFGIGMNFFMEVAKLRAARLLWSELIEPFQPKNPQSMALRTHCQTSGWSLTALDPYNNVIRTTIEAMAAVMGGTQSLHTNAFDEALGLPTEFSARIARNTQLIIQEETDITHTVDPFGGSYFMEKLTHDLAEEARRIIAEVESLGGMTRALEKGIPKLRIEESAARKQARIDSGQDVIVGVNKYRLDSETPVDVLQIDNVKVREQQIARLKQIRATRDNEKVDAALKALEQAGLSGEGNLLALAVEAMRVRATVGEVSTALEHAFGRYRAEVKGMTGVYASHFGDQSRIADLRKQTEAFKERTGRRPRILVVKLGQDGHDRGAKVIATGLADVGFDVDLGSLFQTPEEAARQAIENDVHVVGVSTQAAGHRTLVPALIEELRKQGAPDIQVVAGGVIPPQDHHFLYEAGVAAIFTPGTVVMDAAQDLLNLLSDVQS, from the coding sequence ATGGACAAATTGAAGATGCAGCAGTGGCAGGACCTGGCCCGCAAGGAACTGCGTGGCAACGACCCTGAAACCCTCCATCGGGACACTCCAGAGGGTGTGAAGTTCAAACCGCTGTACACCGAAAACGATCTGGAAGAAACCCGACATCTGGGGACCCTTCCAGGGCTTCCCCCTTTCACCAGAGGTGTGCGGGCCACCATGTACACCCACAGGCCCTGGACCATCCGACAGTATGCAGGTTTCTCCACCGCCGAGGATTCCAACCGCTTCTACCGTGAGAACCTTCGCATGGGCCAGAAGGGCCTCTCTGTGGCTTTCGATCTTGCCACCCACCGCGGCTACGACTCGGACCACCCCAGGGTCACAGGGGATGTGGGGAAAGCAGGAGTGGCCATCGACTCTGTTGAGGACATGAAGATCCTTTTTGACGGGATTCCCCTCGACCAGATGAGCGTGTCCATGACCATGAATGGGGCCGTGCTGCCCGTGCTGGCTGCATTTATTGTGGCAGGGGAGGAGCAGGGGGTCTCACAGGACAAACTCTCCGGGACCATCCAGAACGACATCCTCAAAGAGTTCATGGTGCGAAACACCTACATCTACCCTCCAGAATTCAGCATGCGCATTGTTTCTGACATCATTGAATACACGGCAAACCACATGCCGAAATTCAACAGCATCTCCATTTCTGGTTACCACATGCAGGAAGCTGGAGCCAATGCTGCTCTGGAGCTGGCCTACACCCTGGCAGACGGTCTGGAATATGTGCGAGCAGCCCTCCAGAAGGGTCTGGACATCGACGCTTTCGCTCCACGCCTGAGTTTCTTTTTCGGGATCGGCATGAACTTTTTCATGGAGGTGGCCAAACTCCGTGCAGCAAGGCTCTTGTGGTCGGAGCTCATTGAGCCTTTCCAGCCAAAAAACCCCCAGAGCATGGCCCTCAGGACCCACTGCCAGACTTCTGGCTGGAGCCTCACTGCGCTGGACCCCTACAACAACGTCATCCGCACCACCATCGAGGCGATGGCCGCCGTGATGGGAGGCACCCAGTCCCTGCACACCAATGCCTTTGATGAGGCCCTGGGCCTTCCCACCGAGTTCAGTGCCCGCATTGCCCGCAACACCCAGCTCATCATCCAGGAGGAAACCGACATCACCCACACGGTGGACCCGTTCGGGGGCAGTTACTTCATGGAGAAGCTCACCCATGATCTGGCAGAGGAAGCCCGCAGGATCATTGCGGAGGTGGAGTCTCTTGGGGGCATGACCCGCGCCCTGGAAAAAGGCATCCCCAAACTGCGCATCGAGGAAAGTGCAGCTCGCAAACAGGCCCGCATCGACAGTGGGCAGGACGTGATTGTGGGTGTCAACAAATACCGCCTGGACAGTGAAACCCCTGTGGATGTGTTGCAGATCGACAACGTGAAGGTGCGTGAACAGCAGATTGCCCGCCTGAAACAGATCCGTGCCACCCGCGATAATGAGAAGGTCGATGCAGCCCTGAAAGCCCTGGAGCAGGCAGGCCTTTCAGGAGAAGGCAATCTGCTTGCTCTCGCTGTGGAAGCCATGCGAGTGAGGGCCACCGTTGGTGAGGTGAGCACGGCATTGGAACACGCTTTTGGCCGCTACCGCGCAGAGGTGAAAGGCATGACCGGAGTGTACGCCAGCCATTTTGGCGACCAGAGCCGCATTGCAGACCTGAGAAAACAGACAGAGGCCTTCAAGGAAAGAACCGGACGCCGCCCCCGCATTCTGGTGGTCAAACTCGGGCAGGACGGACATGACCGTGGAGCCAAGGTGATCGCCACCGGACTGGCCGATGTGGGCTTCGATGTGGACCTTGGTTCCCTGTTCCAGACCCCTGAAGAGGCTGCACGTCAGGCCATCGAGAACGACGTGCATGTGGTCGGGGTGTCCACCCAGGCTGCAGGCCACCGGACCCTGGTTCCTGCCCTGATCGAAGAACTCCGCAAGCAGGGTGCCCCGGACATTCAGGTGGTGGCAGGCGGGGTGATTCCTCCTCAGGACCATCACTTCCTGTACGAGGCTGGAGTGGCGGCCATCTTCACGCCAGGAACTGTGGTGATGGACGCCGCACAGGACCTGCTGAACCTGCTCTCAGATGTCCAGTCCTGA